Proteins found in one Pontibacter sp. SGAir0037 genomic segment:
- a CDS encoding acyl-CoA desaturase codes for MSQNLKFINTTQSAFFATVRKRVDSYFKEQGISKNGNVRIWVKAAFFLLSFFTLYFFILSGSFSAWATLGMAAALGAFAAFIGFNICHDAIHGSFSGNSKINRVLSYLFYLIGANPYLWNISHNIVHHTFTNIPGHDEDIEVAPGLIRLDESEKVNRVQRYQHLYAFWLYGLASLSWVLRKDYVKFFQKQIGQHTKSHPKREYFNLFFYKILHYFLFIGLPLLLLNLNWWQAALGFLVMHLAEGMVMGLVFQLAHVVEGTAFPLPNNQGNVEEAWADHQMRTTANFAPQSSLASFLLGGLNRQIEHHLFPKVSHVHYPAISVIVKQTAQEFNLPYLESKSFWTAIQSHYKVLKKLGKEAYEKQTAGIAAINPA; via the coding sequence ATGTCACAAAATTTAAAGTTCATCAATACCACCCAGTCTGCCTTCTTTGCCACGGTCCGGAAGCGGGTAGACTCTTATTTCAAAGAGCAGGGCATTTCCAAGAATGGAAACGTAAGGATTTGGGTGAAGGCAGCTTTCTTCCTTTTAAGCTTCTTTACGCTATATTTCTTCATCCTTTCCGGCTCCTTCAGTGCCTGGGCAACACTCGGCATGGCAGCAGCTTTGGGGGCATTTGCAGCCTTTATTGGCTTTAACATTTGCCACGACGCCATACATGGCTCTTTCTCCGGGAACAGCAAAATTAACAGAGTCCTTAGCTATCTCTTTTATCTTATCGGAGCTAATCCATACCTCTGGAATATCTCACATAACATTGTACACCATACTTTTACAAACATACCGGGCCACGATGAAGACATTGAGGTTGCCCCGGGTTTGATACGCTTAGATGAAAGCGAGAAAGTGAACAGGGTGCAACGTTACCAACACCTGTATGCTTTCTGGTTATATGGCTTGGCCTCCCTGTCCTGGGTGTTGCGGAAAGACTATGTAAAATTCTTTCAGAAGCAGATTGGGCAGCACACAAAAAGCCATCCTAAAAGAGAGTACTTCAACCTGTTCTTCTATAAGATACTGCATTACTTCCTGTTTATAGGCCTGCCTCTGCTGTTGCTGAACCTTAACTGGTGGCAGGCTGCGCTGGGGTTCCTGGTAATGCATCTGGCCGAAGGTATGGTAATGGGACTTGTCTTTCAGCTGGCTCACGTGGTGGAGGGTACTGCGTTCCCTCTTCCAAACAACCAGGGCAATGTGGAGGAGGCCTGGGCGGATCATCAGATGCGGACTACTGCCAATTTTGCTCCTCAAAGCTCTCTGGCCAGCTTCCTGCTCGGAGGCTTGAACAGGCAGATTGAGCATCACCTCTTCCCGAAGGTCAGCCATGTGCACTATCCTGCAATTTCTGTTATTGTAAAGCAAACGGCTCAGGAGTTTAACCTGCCATACCTGGAAAGCAAAAGTTTCTGGACTGCTATACAGTCTCACTACAAGGTGCTCAAAAAATTAGGAAAAGAGGCATACGAAAAGCAGACTGCTGGCATTGCCGCAATAAACCCTGCTTAA
- a CDS encoding YceI family protein: protein MSTTKWSLDLSHSELGFKIKHLMISNVTGKFTQFDVEAETAGEDFAGAKVVANINPASIDTSNAQRDEHLRNADFFGVENHPNMKFVSTKVEKVDDDTFNLFGDLTIKETTKPVKLTVENNGVATDPWGNVKAGFSISGKINRKDWGINYNAALETGGVMLGEELKIQGEVQLVKQA from the coding sequence ATGTCAACAACTAAATGGTCACTGGACCTATCCCACAGCGAACTTGGCTTTAAAATTAAGCACCTGATGATTTCCAACGTAACAGGTAAGTTCACACAGTTTGATGTAGAGGCTGAAACAGCCGGAGAAGATTTCGCTGGTGCAAAAGTAGTGGCAAATATTAACCCGGCCTCTATTGATACAAGTAATGCGCAGCGCGATGAGCACCTGCGTAACGCCGACTTCTTTGGTGTGGAAAACCACCCGAATATGAAGTTTGTTTCTACGAAAGTGGAAAAAGTAGACGACGACACTTTCAACCTGTTCGGAGATCTTACAATAAAGGAAACTACCAAACCTGTGAAGCTTACGGTAGAGAACAATGGTGTCGCGACAGACCCTTGGGGCAATGTGAAAGCTGGTTTCTCTATCAGTGGTAAAATTAACCGAAAAGACTGGGGAATAAACTACAATGCAGCGCTTGAGACAGGTGGTGTCATGCTGGGCGAAGAACTGAAGATTCAGGGTGAAGTGCAGCTGGTAAAGCAGGCCTAG
- a CDS encoding TetR/AcrR family transcriptional regulator, which yields MGIAERKKRHKEELRSSILEAAWELVVQDGWQALSIRKIAEVIEYSVPVIYDHFANKEAILLELTKQGFQHLNQELIKAKAGAGSYEKQVEAMADAYWKFAFSQKAYYQVMYGLGIPSCEKVNQINELATFSELVLEPIHGLIASGNSPDTDPFLKLHTFWSMLHGLVSINMMGAEEGREDMNQMVLKDFIRGFISSMKA from the coding sequence ATGGGAATAGCAGAAAGAAAGAAACGGCACAAAGAGGAGCTACGCTCTTCTATTCTGGAGGCAGCTTGGGAGCTTGTCGTACAGGATGGGTGGCAGGCGCTTTCTATTCGCAAAATTGCGGAGGTAATTGAGTACAGCGTTCCTGTGATATATGATCATTTCGCTAATAAAGAAGCTATTCTGCTCGAGTTAACCAAGCAGGGTTTTCAGCATCTGAACCAGGAACTGATTAAAGCAAAAGCAGGTGCAGGCAGCTACGAAAAGCAGGTGGAGGCAATGGCAGATGCATATTGGAAATTCGCTTTCAGTCAAAAGGCTTATTACCAGGTGATGTACGGGTTAGGCATTCCTTCCTGTGAAAAGGTGAACCAGATAAACGAACTGGCAACTTTTAGCGAGTTGGTGCTGGAGCCTATTCACGGACTGATTGCTTCCGGTAACAGCCCCGATACCGATCCGTTTCTGAAGCTGCACACCTTCTGGTCTATGTTGCACGGGCTAGTATCTATTAACATGATGGGAGCAGAGGAAGGCAGAGAAGACATGAACCAGATGGTGCTGAAAGATTTTATACGTGGCTTTATCTCAAGTATGAAGGCATAA
- a CDS encoding SDR family oxidoreductase: MQIAITGATGQLGRLVVEKLKEKTSSEHIVALVRSPQKAADLGVEAREADYNKLETLHRALASINTLLLISGSEVGQRAVQHQNVIDAAKQAGVKRIVYTSILHADTSSISLAEEHRATEAALKNSGIPYTILRNSWYTENYTGSIPGALAGGAFMGSAGEGKISSATRLDFAEAAVAVLTTEGHEGKTYELAGDEAYTLSELAAEVSRQTGTTIPYKNLSETDYAAALTGFGLPEGLAQAIAGWDAAASEGNLFDDSHQLSALLNRPTTPLSVAVADALQSNAKAE; the protein is encoded by the coding sequence ATGCAAATAGCCATTACAGGAGCTACGGGGCAACTGGGCCGTCTCGTGGTTGAAAAGCTGAAAGAAAAAACATCCTCTGAGCACATTGTTGCGCTTGTTCGCTCACCTCAGAAAGCTGCTGACCTGGGTGTGGAAGCCAGGGAAGCTGACTACAACAAACTTGAAACACTTCACCGGGCACTGGCCAGCATAAATACATTACTCCTGATTTCAGGAAGTGAAGTGGGGCAACGTGCTGTACAGCATCAAAATGTTATAGATGCGGCAAAACAGGCTGGTGTGAAACGAATCGTTTATACAAGCATTCTACATGCAGATACTTCTTCCATCAGCCTAGCAGAAGAACATCGCGCCACAGAAGCTGCCCTGAAGAATTCTGGCATTCCCTATACTATACTTCGTAATAGTTGGTATACAGAAAATTACACAGGTTCCATTCCGGGAGCACTTGCGGGTGGTGCCTTTATGGGTAGCGCAGGCGAAGGCAAAATTTCTTCGGCTACCCGGTTAGATTTTGCGGAGGCCGCTGTTGCTGTTTTGACCACGGAAGGACACGAAGGAAAGACATATGAACTGGCCGGAGATGAAGCCTATACCCTCAGCGAACTGGCTGCGGAAGTTTCCCGCCAGACAGGTACTACAATTCCTTACAAGAACTTGTCAGAGACTGATTATGCTGCTGCACTCACGGGCTTTGGCTTACCCGAAGGATTGGCGCAGGCGATTGCCGGATGGGATGCCGCCGCATCGGAAGGCAACCTGTTCGATGACAGCCATCAGCTCTCGGCACTCCTCAACAGGCCTACCACGCCCTTATCTGTTGCCGTAGCTGATGCCCTTCAATCAAATGCAAAAGCAGAGTAA
- a CDS encoding beta-lactamase family protein, translated as MFLVSCSGSEEEGQSSFSFWRRGDDREKVDIPASFTEASARKMGQQLDSIFTHLHKRKGFNGTVLVTKYDQVIYKGAFGYADFYRKDSLSTETAFQLASVSKQFTAMAIMMLKEQGKLQYDDSVQQYLPDFPYKGVTIRQLLTHRSGLPNYTYFSDELWPDRKKPLTNQDVVHLMVQHQPKIFYTPNTRFDYSNTGYCLLAAIVDEASGMPFSTFLRERIFERLDMKHTFTFSDDLTAYMGKFATGHTRGRQKRTTDYLDTVLGDKGVYSTVEDLYKWDQALYTQKLVKRETLEEAFKGSRTEKKKTEDYGFGWRIKALESGDSVVYHGGLWHGYTTYLMRNKKDHSALIVLSNLPNGSLQYLKDVQRFLYPIQPDTATIKDTKPAKVASAQL; from the coding sequence TTGTTTTTAGTTTCCTGCTCCGGTTCCGAAGAAGAAGGCCAGAGTAGTTTCTCCTTCTGGAGAAGAGGCGACGATAGAGAGAAGGTTGACATACCTGCTTCATTTACAGAGGCCAGTGCCCGGAAAATGGGGCAGCAGCTCGATTCAATTTTCACTCACCTGCACAAGAGAAAAGGCTTTAACGGTACCGTGCTGGTGACAAAGTATGACCAAGTGATCTATAAGGGGGCTTTTGGTTATGCAGATTTCTACCGCAAGGATTCCCTCAGCACCGAAACTGCCTTTCAGCTGGCCTCTGTGTCGAAACAGTTTACGGCAATGGCCATTATGATGCTGAAAGAGCAGGGGAAGCTCCAGTATGATGATAGTGTGCAGCAGTATTTGCCTGATTTCCCCTATAAAGGCGTTACCATACGGCAACTGCTTACCCATCGATCCGGGCTGCCAAACTATACCTATTTCAGCGATGAGCTGTGGCCGGACCGGAAGAAGCCTTTAACCAACCAGGATGTGGTGCATCTGATGGTTCAACACCAGCCAAAGATTTTTTACACTCCCAACACACGCTTCGATTACAGCAATACAGGCTACTGCCTGTTAGCGGCTATTGTGGACGAGGCTTCCGGGATGCCCTTTTCTACTTTTTTGCGGGAGCGCATTTTTGAGCGGCTGGATATGAAGCATACTTTTACTTTTAGCGATGATCTGACTGCTTATATGGGAAAATTTGCTACCGGCCATACCCGTGGCAGGCAGAAAAGAACCACCGACTATTTAGATACGGTGCTCGGAGATAAGGGCGTATACTCTACTGTAGAAGATCTTTACAAATGGGACCAGGCATTGTATACCCAGAAACTGGTTAAGCGGGAAACTCTTGAAGAGGCATTTAAAGGCTCCCGTACAGAAAAAAAGAAAACCGAAGACTACGGGTTCGGGTGGAGAATTAAAGCCCTGGAAAGTGGCGACAGCGTGGTATACCACGGTGGACTGTGGCATGGGTATACTACATACCTCATGCGCAATAAAAAAGACCATAGCGCCCTAATTGTATTGAGTAATCTGCCAAACGGCAGCCTGCAGTACCTAAAAGATGTGCAGCGGTTCCTGTATCCCATCCAGCCCGACACAGCAACCATTAAAGACACAAAGCCGGCTAAAGTAGCCAGTGCGCAGCTTTAA
- a CDS encoding GTPase — MEPKLLFVYNAETGLFNKMTDFAHKIISPATYACSLCALTYGNFTIKQEWAAFLRQLPLRVEFIYKNDWKFSHIHNHYPLVGLHASDGSLQLLLEAEELNELKSLKQLMLRLDQVLAKAGYQL; from the coding sequence ATGGAGCCGAAACTGCTTTTCGTTTACAATGCCGAGACGGGTTTATTTAACAAAATGACCGATTTTGCACATAAAATCATTTCACCCGCCACCTATGCCTGTAGCCTTTGCGCGCTCACCTACGGTAACTTTACCATAAAACAGGAATGGGCAGCCTTCCTCCGACAGCTTCCGCTCCGGGTAGAATTCATCTATAAGAACGATTGGAAATTTTCACACATCCATAACCATTACCCGCTGGTGGGCCTGCATGCCTCTGATGGCTCCCTGCAGTTACTGTTGGAGGCAGAGGAACTGAACGAACTGAAAAGTCTGAAACAGCTGATGCTTCGGCTCGACCAAGTCCTTGCAAAGGCAGGCTACCAGTTGTAA
- a CDS encoding DEAD/DEAH box helicase — protein sequence MEQHDTAYEPSGKVTAYEGFTRRNNTGEAAFKHFLSVQSKPIAQPSEKQVIIVIGKHRYYNLFSAQLAEVQVSHAGELKNPITILNPIELAWQTQQPEELKFYTAIMKLQNFYEKSATDFMALQSLVNNPFNYAFYLHDSSISEKITSRSIFPVQVSQPAIDFKIQVSLDEDFYTVKGAVKINGSFCPLSRIQLKFDYFLVLDNLWYFSEKQNLMDSIGYFRKQQHDIVLPPDEFLRFNVEVLSQMEDDVPIEHTYLRPASKSQLQQAGFNEEPERLIYLSDMEDYVMLNPVLRYRDKEVSVLSTKPLFIQDHTGELLGVERNKEAEDALMTLFLVQHPDFMEQLESPLPYFYLHKNCFLDENWFLNAFDAWDRQGIKVLGFNELKGNKLNQHKARIHIQVASGLNWFNAEVAVRYGKKKASLTQLHRAVKDKSKYVELGDGSLGILPEEWLRKFESYFAAGTIEEDTLKIPKTNYTVLAELYEQHMLDEQVRQEVAYYSRLLSDVKTIPAVPAPEELQTTLRPYQLQGLSWLHFLDNAGFGGCLADDMGLGKSVQVIAFMLLLKGRPEKGAHLLVVPTSLLYNWKAEIGRFAPGLKLYVLHGADRAKTADSFDSYDVVMTTYGTLVSDISFLRQYRFHYVFLDESQNIKNIASQRYKAARLLQSRNRIVLSGTPLENNTFDIYAQLSFACPGLLGSRNFFRNTYAIPIDKFKDRRSSAALQARISPFILRRTKQEVATELPEKTEVILYCEMGPEQRKIYDAYEKEFREFISASTEEELPKQSVHVLAGITRLRQICNSPLLLGEDGLYSESSAKIEMLLEQVRAVSKTHKILVFSQFVSMLDLIRKELVKEEIKHAYLTGSTRNRGEVVSRFQEDDATRVFLISLKAGGTGLNLTAADYVFIVDPWWNPAVENQAIDRSYRIGQQKNVIAARLVCPDTVEEKILIMQKNKAKLASNLVQSDDRVFRNFSKQDWLGLTKP from the coding sequence ATGGAACAGCACGATACTGCTTATGAACCTTCGGGGAAGGTGACAGCTTACGAAGGATTCACACGGAGAAACAATACGGGTGAGGCGGCTTTCAAACACTTCCTTTCTGTACAAAGTAAACCAATTGCGCAGCCATCGGAGAAGCAGGTTATAATTGTGATAGGCAAGCACAGGTACTATAACCTGTTTAGTGCCCAGTTGGCCGAGGTGCAGGTAAGCCATGCGGGCGAGCTGAAGAACCCGATTACCATTCTGAACCCGATCGAACTTGCCTGGCAGACGCAGCAACCGGAGGAACTGAAGTTTTACACCGCCATTATGAAGCTGCAGAATTTTTACGAAAAATCTGCCACAGATTTTATGGCCCTGCAGTCGTTGGTGAACAACCCTTTTAACTATGCTTTTTACCTGCACGATAGCAGTATTTCTGAAAAAATTACCAGCCGGTCCATTTTTCCGGTTCAGGTAAGTCAGCCGGCCATCGATTTCAAGATACAGGTAAGTTTAGACGAAGACTTCTATACTGTAAAAGGAGCCGTAAAAATTAACGGATCTTTTTGTCCTTTAAGCCGCATTCAGTTAAAGTTTGATTACTTCCTGGTACTGGACAACCTCTGGTACTTTAGTGAGAAGCAGAACCTGATGGATTCCATTGGCTACTTCAGAAAACAACAGCATGACATTGTGCTGCCTCCCGACGAATTTCTGAGGTTTAACGTGGAAGTGCTGTCCCAGATGGAGGACGATGTACCCATAGAACATACTTACCTGCGGCCAGCCAGCAAATCGCAGTTACAGCAGGCGGGGTTTAACGAAGAGCCGGAGCGGCTGATCTATCTGTCGGATATGGAGGACTATGTGATGCTGAACCCTGTGCTGCGTTACCGCGACAAGGAAGTGTCTGTACTTTCTACCAAGCCGCTTTTTATCCAGGACCATACCGGCGAATTACTGGGTGTAGAGCGGAACAAGGAGGCGGAGGATGCGCTTATGACTTTGTTTCTGGTGCAGCACCCCGATTTTATGGAACAACTCGAAAGCCCACTGCCCTACTTTTACCTGCATAAGAACTGCTTTCTGGACGAGAACTGGTTTTTAAATGCCTTCGACGCCTGGGACCGGCAGGGCATAAAGGTATTGGGCTTTAACGAACTTAAAGGAAATAAGCTGAACCAGCACAAAGCACGCATTCATATACAGGTGGCAAGTGGCCTGAACTGGTTTAATGCAGAAGTGGCTGTTCGCTACGGTAAAAAGAAAGCTTCTTTAACGCAATTGCACCGTGCAGTTAAAGACAAGAGCAAGTACGTTGAGCTGGGCGACGGTTCGCTTGGCATTTTACCGGAAGAATGGCTCCGGAAATTCGAAAGCTATTTTGCAGCGGGTACCATAGAAGAGGACACTCTAAAAATACCTAAAACAAACTACACTGTACTTGCCGAGCTTTACGAGCAGCACATGCTCGATGAGCAGGTAAGACAGGAGGTGGCGTATTACAGCAGACTGCTCTCAGATGTAAAAACCATACCGGCCGTTCCGGCACCTGAAGAACTGCAGACAACGCTCCGCCCGTACCAGCTGCAGGGCTTAAGCTGGCTACACTTTTTAGATAACGCAGGCTTTGGGGGTTGCCTGGCCGATGATATGGGGCTGGGGAAATCGGTGCAGGTAATCGCTTTCATGCTGCTGTTAAAAGGCAGGCCAGAAAAAGGAGCCCATCTGCTGGTGGTGCCAACATCGCTCCTCTATAACTGGAAAGCTGAAATCGGTAGGTTTGCACCAGGCCTTAAGCTGTATGTTTTACATGGTGCCGACCGGGCTAAAACCGCCGACTCGTTCGATTCCTACGATGTGGTTATGACTACCTATGGTACCCTTGTTTCAGATATAAGCTTCCTGCGCCAGTACCGGTTCCATTATGTTTTCCTGGATGAGTCCCAAAATATCAAAAACATTGCCTCACAGCGATACAAGGCAGCACGTCTGCTTCAGTCACGGAACAGGATAGTACTTTCGGGTACACCGCTCGAAAACAATACCTTTGATATCTATGCCCAGCTTTCCTTTGCCTGTCCCGGCCTGTTGGGCTCCAGAAACTTCTTTCGGAACACCTATGCCATACCGATAGATAAATTCAAAGACAGGCGCAGTTCCGCCGCCTTACAAGCCAGGATCAGTCCGTTTATACTGCGAAGAACAAAGCAGGAAGTAGCTACGGAATTACCCGAAAAAACAGAAGTAATTTTATACTGCGAAATGGGGCCGGAGCAGCGCAAGATTTATGATGCATACGAAAAAGAGTTCCGGGAATTTATTTCGGCCAGTACAGAAGAAGAACTTCCAAAGCAATCGGTGCATGTGCTGGCAGGCATTACCAGGTTACGGCAGATATGTAATTCGCCGCTGCTGCTGGGGGAGGATGGGCTTTACAGTGAATCTTCGGCCAAAATAGAAATGCTGCTGGAGCAGGTACGGGCTGTTTCCAAAACACATAAGATACTGGTGTTCTCGCAGTTTGTGTCGATGCTAGACCTGATCAGAAAGGAGCTGGTAAAGGAAGAGATCAAACATGCTTACCTGACGGGCAGCACCCGGAACCGGGGAGAAGTAGTGAGCCGGTTCCAGGAGGATGATGCAACAAGGGTATTCCTGATCAGCCTGAAAGCAGGCGGCACTGGTCTTAACTTAACGGCCGCCGACTATGTGTTTATTGTGGACCCGTGGTGGAATCCGGCGGTCGAAAACCAGGCCATCGACCGCAGTTACCGTATCGGGCAGCAGAAGAACGTTATAGCCGCGCGCCTGGTTTGCCCCGACACAGTGGAGGAGAAGATCCTGATCATGCAGAAAAACAAAGCCAAACTTGCCTCCAACCTGGTACAATCTGATGATCGTGTTTTCAGAAACTTTAGTAAACAGGATTGGCTGGGCCTGACAAAGCCCTGA
- a CDS encoding acylase, which yields MKYIVKTTSQILLFVALLFSCSVAEKTTTGSEVKKWEEQASRVTIIRDDFGVPHVYGKSDADAVFGLLYAQCEDDFNRVERNYTWAIGRLAEVEGEEMLYSDLRARLYMSQEEAMQHYEESPEWLKALCRAFADGINYYLYTHPEVKPKLLTRFEPWMPMYFSEGSIGGDIESVSTKRIKAFYEENKSLGLNKHGDGLVHPALLEEPKGSNGFTISGKHTASGNAMLLINPHTSFFFRGEVHAVSEEGLNAYGAVTWGQFFIYQGFNEKTGWMHTSAYADVIDEFEETVIKENGKFYYRYGDEKRPVATAEVTLAYKDGDELKQKTFTTFRTHHGPITHQNGDKWVATALMWKPVEALTQSYTRTKKSNLKEFNEMMQLRTNSSNGTVYADADGNIAYYHGNFFPIRDTSFNYTKPVDGSNPKTDWQGLHSLEETIRVINPPNGWIQNCNSTPFTSAGAYSPKPQDYPVYMSQSPENFRGVHAIRLLEKADNLTLDKLIQLAYDPYLPGFEVLIPGLVKAYDQQGTRDPKLKEAVEVMRKWDFAVSKESVAMSLAHFYATTLLKSGSAPNGLNLMERFRYYAATAPAKERLDIFAQTVSQLEKDFGQWNTPWGEINRYQRINGEIKQPFNDNLPSLPIGMASGNWGALASYGASAYDTKRLYGTSGNSFVAVVEFGEKVKAKSMLAGGQSGNPDSPHFDDQAQRYADVAFKDVAYYREDVEKRAKATYHPGEKRAE from the coding sequence ATGAAATACATTGTAAAGACTACCAGCCAAATACTTCTTTTTGTTGCCCTGCTTTTCTCCTGTTCGGTGGCAGAAAAAACAACCACCGGCTCCGAGGTGAAAAAATGGGAGGAGCAGGCTTCCCGGGTTACCATTATACGCGATGATTTCGGTGTGCCGCATGTGTACGGTAAATCAGATGCCGATGCTGTTTTCGGACTGTTGTATGCACAGTGCGAAGATGATTTTAACAGAGTAGAGCGTAACTATACCTGGGCTATCGGCAGGCTGGCAGAGGTAGAAGGAGAGGAAATGCTTTATAGCGACCTGCGCGCCAGGTTATATATGTCGCAGGAAGAGGCCATGCAGCACTACGAGGAAAGCCCGGAGTGGCTGAAGGCGCTTTGCCGTGCCTTTGCCGACGGCATTAACTACTACCTCTATACCCATCCGGAGGTTAAGCCCAAACTACTTACCCGTTTCGAACCCTGGATGCCGATGTACTTCAGCGAAGGTTCTATCGGCGGTGATATCGAAAGTGTTTCCACTAAAAGGATAAAGGCTTTCTATGAAGAAAACAAATCGCTTGGACTGAACAAGCACGGCGATGGCCTTGTGCACCCGGCCTTGCTCGAGGAGCCTAAGGGATCGAACGGCTTTACCATTTCAGGTAAGCACACGGCATCGGGTAATGCTATGCTGCTCATTAATCCGCATACCTCTTTTTTCTTCAGAGGAGAAGTGCATGCTGTCAGTGAAGAAGGCTTGAATGCTTACGGAGCCGTTACCTGGGGTCAGTTCTTTATTTACCAGGGCTTTAACGAAAAAACCGGCTGGATGCATACATCCGCTTATGCCGATGTAATAGATGAATTTGAAGAGACGGTTATCAAAGAAAATGGCAAGTTCTATTACCGCTACGGAGATGAAAAAAGACCTGTTGCCACTGCTGAAGTAACGCTGGCTTACAAAGATGGAGATGAACTGAAGCAGAAGACTTTTACGACGTTCAGAACCCACCACGGGCCTATTACGCATCAGAATGGAGATAAATGGGTGGCAACGGCCCTGATGTGGAAGCCGGTGGAAGCCCTGACGCAGTCCTACACCCGGACCAAGAAAAGCAATCTGAAAGAGTTTAATGAAATGATGCAGCTGCGCACCAACTCGTCTAACGGAACCGTGTATGCCGATGCAGATGGCAACATTGCTTATTACCATGGTAACTTCTTTCCGATACGCGATACTTCTTTTAACTATACCAAACCCGTGGATGGAAGTAACCCGAAAACCGACTGGCAGGGATTACATTCTCTGGAAGAAACCATACGTGTTATCAACCCGCCGAACGGCTGGATTCAGAACTGCAATTCCACACCTTTTACAAGTGCAGGAGCCTATAGTCCGAAACCGCAGGATTACCCGGTTTACATGTCGCAGTCTCCTGAAAACTTTCGTGGCGTGCATGCCATCCGACTGCTGGAGAAAGCCGATAACCTGACGCTTGATAAGCTGATACAGCTTGCCTACGATCCTTACCTGCCCGGATTTGAGGTGCTGATACCGGGGCTGGTAAAGGCATATGATCAGCAAGGCACCCGTGATCCGAAACTGAAGGAGGCCGTGGAGGTAATGCGCAAATGGGATTTTGCTGTTTCTAAAGAATCGGTGGCCATGTCGCTGGCTCATTTTTATGCAACCACCCTACTGAAAAGCGGCAGTGCGCCCAATGGCCTTAACCTGATGGAGCGGTTCCGGTACTATGCAGCTACAGCGCCTGCCAAAGAGCGGCTGGATATTTTTGCCCAGACAGTCAGCCAACTGGAGAAAGACTTTGGCCAGTGGAATACTCCCTGGGGAGAAATAAACCGTTATCAGCGCATCAACGGTGAAATTAAGCAGCCTTTCAATGATAACCTGCCGAGCCTGCCGATAGGCATGGCATCCGGAAATTGGGGGGCACTGGCTTCGTATGGCGCTAGTGCGTACGATACCAAACGGCTTTACGGCACCTCCGGCAACAGCTTTGTAGCGGTAGTCGAGTTCGGCGAGAAAGTGAAAGCAAAAAGCATGCTGGCCGGCGGACAAAGCGGTAACCCGGACTCACCGCATTTCGACGACCAGGCCCAGCGGTATGCGGACGTTGCCTTTAAGGATGTCGCCTACTACCGCGAGGATGTAGAGAAACGAGCTAAAGCAACTTACCACCCTGGGGAAAAGCGAGCGGAGTAA
- a CDS encoding acyl-CoA desaturase, whose translation MKPDGRIKFVSKDRNLFFLTLRRRVDAYFKENQISRNANAKMVVKSVALLACYILPFMLLLSFTPGLPLSLFLWFMMGLGVAGIGMSVMHDANHGAYSSNQAVNSWMGHTLNLVGGSAFNWKLQHNILHHTYTNVVDMDEDIQDRLVLRFSPHTSIRFYHQLQWVYAFLFYGLLTLYWVLAKDFVQYFLFIRKGVNPNSKEKNQVMLLKLILMKLVYFSVILVVPTLVYGIPFLEVLAGFLLMHFVAGIVLTVIFQLAHTVEGTSHPRPDSNGNIENDWAIHQLHTTVNFSRNNKWLSWYVGGLNYQIEHHLFPKVCHVHYPAISEIVRETAAEFNIPYMENKTFGDALRSHIATLHRFGRLPGLNEAIG comes from the coding sequence ATGAAACCCGATGGTAGAATAAAATTTGTAAGCAAAGACAGGAACTTGTTTTTCCTTACGCTCCGCAGAAGAGTGGACGCTTATTTTAAAGAGAACCAAATCTCCCGGAATGCCAACGCCAAAATGGTAGTTAAGAGTGTAGCTCTGCTAGCATGTTATATTCTGCCTTTTATGCTGTTACTAAGTTTTACGCCTGGTTTACCTCTGAGCCTGTTCTTATGGTTTATGATGGGACTTGGCGTAGCTGGTATAGGGATGAGCGTGATGCACGATGCCAACCATGGCGCCTACTCTTCTAACCAGGCCGTTAACAGCTGGATGGGCCACACACTGAACCTGGTGGGCGGCTCCGCTTTTAACTGGAAGCTGCAGCATAATATTCTGCATCATACCTATACCAATGTAGTTGATATGGACGAAGACATACAGGACAGGCTGGTGCTCCGGTTTTCGCCGCATACATCTATCAGGTTTTATCATCAGCTGCAGTGGGTATATGCGTTTCTGTTCTATGGTTTACTAACGCTGTACTGGGTGCTGGCCAAAGATTTTGTGCAGTACTTCCTGTTTATCAGGAAAGGCGTGAACCCGAATTCCAAAGAAAAAAACCAGGTGATGTTGCTGAAGCTGATCCTGATGAAGCTGGTGTACTTTTCTGTAATTCTGGTTGTACCTACCCTTGTATATGGCATCCCGTTTCTGGAGGTTCTGGCGGGCTTCCTGCTTATGCATTTTGTGGCAGGCATCGTGCTGACAGTTATTTTTCAGCTGGCGCATACGGTAGAGGGTACCAGCCATCCGAGGCCGGATAGCAACGGGAATATCGAAAACGACTGGGCCATACACCAGCTGCACACCACAGTAAACTTTTCACGTAACAATAAGTGGTTGTCCTGGTATGTGGGGGGGCTGAATTATCAGATCGAGCACCACCTTTTCCCCAAGGTCTGCCATGTGCATTATCCTGCCATTTCTGAAATTGTGAGAGAAACAGCCGCTGAGTTCAACATCCCTTATATGGAGAATAAGACCTTTGGCGATGCCTTACGCTCTCATATTGCCACCTTGCACCGTTTCGGCAGGCTGCCCGGCCTGAACGAAGCAATCGGGTAA